One part of the Brevundimonas subvibrioides ATCC 15264 genome encodes these proteins:
- a CDS encoding energy transducer TonB, translated as MIIPATPKSARRWRQGGIVLGVVALHAGLFALSGLGHVPPPVVIQTPINVQLVELTPPPPPPPPPEPPAPDAGGGAPAAPSVVRVTPRPVPQPELPAPPRPAPAPALIVGASDQPGTVPGFGQGGQGNGTGDGEGEGDGPGSGSGPIILRGASNGEILGMVPPEARRRRVAGRASVNCVIRPDTRLEGCRVVSESPQGLGFGDAATRVAETYFRFRPPTTASGRSVEGFRATVVVLFGRQ; from the coding sequence ATGATCATTCCCGCCACGCCCAAATCCGCAAGACGCTGGCGTCAGGGCGGCATCGTCCTGGGCGTCGTCGCCCTGCATGCCGGGCTATTCGCGCTGAGCGGCCTGGGCCACGTGCCGCCGCCGGTCGTGATCCAGACGCCGATCAATGTGCAGCTGGTCGAACTGACCCCACCCCCGCCCCCTCCGCCGCCGCCGGAGCCGCCCGCACCCGATGCCGGGGGTGGCGCGCCCGCGGCACCGTCGGTCGTGCGGGTGACGCCCCGTCCCGTGCCGCAGCCAGAACTTCCCGCCCCGCCCAGGCCCGCCCCTGCGCCGGCCCTGATCGTCGGCGCCTCCGATCAGCCCGGGACGGTGCCGGGCTTCGGGCAGGGGGGACAGGGCAATGGCACGGGCGACGGCGAAGGGGAGGGCGACGGTCCCGGGTCGGGATCCGGACCCATCATCCTGCGCGGCGCGTCCAACGGGGAGATCCTGGGCATGGTGCCCCCCGAAGCCCGCCGCCGGCGGGTCGCGGGCCGGGCCTCGGTCAACTGCGTGATCCGCCCGGACACGCGGCTGGAGGGCTGTCGCGTGGTGTCCGAGAGCCCGCAGGGGCTCGGGTTCGGCGATGCGGCGACGCGGGTGGCAGAGACCTATTTCCGCTTCCGTCCGCCGACGACCGCCTCCGGGCGTTCGGTCGAGGGGTTTCGGGCGACCGTGGTGGTCCTGTTCGGTCGTCAGTAG
- the rpsM gene encoding 30S ribosomal protein S13: MARIAGVNIPTNKRVEIALQYIHGIGPAAAKDIVGKVGIEASRRVNQLTDAEVLQIRETIDKDHTVEGDLRRETSMNIKRLMDLACYRGLRHRKGLPVRGQRTHTNARTRKGPAKPIAGKKK, from the coding sequence GTGGCCCGTATCGCTGGCGTCAATATTCCGACCAACAAGCGCGTCGAAATCGCGCTTCAGTATATCCATGGCATCGGCCCGGCCGCCGCCAAGGACATCGTGGGCAAGGTGGGCATCGAGGCCTCGCGCCGCGTGAACCAGCTGACCGACGCCGAAGTCCTGCAGATCCGCGAGACGATCGACAAGGACCACACCGTCGAGGGCGACCTGCGCCGCGAGACGTCGATGAACATCAAGCGTCTGATGGACCTGGCCTGCTACCGCGGCCTGCGTCACCGCAAGGGCCTGCCGGTCCGCGGTCAGCGCACCCACACCAACGCCCGCACCCGCAAGGGTCCCGCCAAGCCGATCGCCGGCAAGAAGAAGTAA
- the rpsK gene encoding 30S ribosomal protein S11, with the protein MAKEPGRVKKRERKNITSGVAHVNASFNNTMITITDAQGNAISWSSAGHMGFKGSRKSTPYAAQMAAEDAGKKAQEHGVKTLEVNVSGPGSGRESALRALQSVGLTITTIRDVTPMPHNGCRPPKRRRV; encoded by the coding sequence ATGGCCAAGGAACCGGGTCGCGTAAAGAAGCGCGAGCGCAAGAACATCACCTCGGGCGTCGCCCACGTGAATGCGTCTTTCAACAACACCATGATCACGATCACCGATGCCCAGGGCAACGCGATCTCGTGGTCGTCCGCCGGACACATGGGCTTCAAGGGTTCGCGCAAGTCGACGCCCTACGCCGCCCAGATGGCCGCCGAAGACGCGGGCAAGAAGGCCCAGGAACACGGCGTCAAGACGCTGGAAGTCAACGTCTCGGGTCCCGGTTCCGGCCGTGAGTCGGCCCTGCGCGCCCTGCAGTCGGTCGGCCTGACCATCACGACCATCCGCGACGTCACGCCGATGCCGCACAACGGCTGCCGTCCGCCCAAGCGCCGTCGCGTCTAA
- a CDS encoding DNA-directed RNA polymerase subunit alpha, which yields MIERNWQELIRPEKPQIELGSDAQRKARLVAEPLERGFGVTLGNALRRVLLSSLQGAAVTAIQIDGVVHEFSSLEGVREDVVDIVLNIKQLALRMHAEGPKRMTLRATGPGPVTAGQIEVPSDIEVLNPNHVICTLDDGASIRMELTVQNGKGYVASEFNRPEDAPIGLIAVDALYSPVKRVAYRVEPTRQGQSLDYDKLVLEVETNGAVSPVDAVAYASRILQDQLQIFITFDEPKKAVEQVDGKPDLPFNPALLKKVDELELSVRSANCLKNDNIVYIGDLIQKTEGEMLRTPNFGRKSLNEIKEVLTSMGLSLGMDVPNWPPENIEDLAKKFDDQI from the coding sequence ATGATCGAACGTAACTGGCAAGAGCTGATCCGTCCCGAGAAGCCGCAGATCGAGCTGGGCTCCGACGCCCAACGCAAGGCCCGCCTGGTGGCCGAGCCTCTCGAGCGCGGTTTCGGTGTGACGCTCGGCAACGCCCTGCGGCGCGTGCTGCTGTCGTCGCTGCAAGGCGCGGCCGTGACCGCGATCCAGATCGACGGCGTCGTGCACGAATTCTCGTCGCTGGAAGGCGTCCGTGAAGACGTCGTCGACATCGTCCTGAACATCAAGCAACTGGCGCTGCGCATGCACGCCGAGGGCCCCAAGCGCATGACCCTGCGCGCCACCGGCCCCGGGCCCGTGACCGCCGGTCAGATCGAGGTCCCTTCGGACATCGAGGTGCTGAACCCGAACCACGTCATCTGCACCCTGGATGACGGCGCTTCGATCCGCATGGAACTGACCGTCCAGAACGGCAAGGGCTATGTCGCCTCGGAGTTCAACCGTCCGGAAGACGCCCCGATCGGCCTGATCGCCGTCGACGCCCTGTACTCGCCGGTCAAGCGCGTCGCCTATCGCGTCGAGCCGACCCGTCAGGGCCAGTCGCTGGACTATGACAAGCTGGTGCTGGAAGTCGAAACCAACGGTGCCGTGTCGCCCGTGGACGCCGTGGCCTATGCCTCGCGCATCCTTCAGGACCAGCTGCAGATCTTCATCACCTTCGACGAGCCGAAGAAGGCCGTGGAACAGGTGGACGGCAAGCCCGACCTGCCGTTCAACCCGGCTCTGCTGAAGAAGGTCGACGAACTGGAACTGTCGGTCCGTTCGGCCAACTGCCTGAAGAACGACAACATCGTCTACATCGGCGACCTGATCCAGAAGACCGAGGGCGAGATGCTTCGCACCCCGAACTTCGGCCGCAAGTCGCTGAACGAGATCAAGGAAGTGCTGACCTCCATGGGTCTGTCGCTCGGCATGGATGTGCCGAACTGGCCCCCGGAAAACATCGAAGACCTGGCCAAGAAGTTCGACGACCAGATCTAG
- the rplQ gene encoding 50S ribosomal protein L17, translating into MRHGAAHRKLGRTASHRTAMFANMAASLIKHEQITTTLPKAKELRPFVEKLVTLGKKGDLHARRQAISHVRDVTQVGKLFETIGPRYADRQGGYIRIMKAGYRHGDNAPMAVIEFVDRDTSAKGQDSGPVAVYEGDDE; encoded by the coding sequence ATGCGCCACGGCGCCGCCCACCGCAAACTCGGCCGCACGGCCAGCCACCGCACTGCCATGTTCGCGAACATGGCCGCGTCGCTGATCAAGCACGAACAGATCACCACGACCCTGCCCAAGGCCAAGGAGCTCCGCCCCTTCGTCGAAAAGCTGGTCACCCTGGGCAAGAAGGGCGATCTGCACGCCCGTCGCCAGGCCATCAGCCACGTCCGTGACGTGACCCAGGTCGGCAAGCTGTTCGAAACGATCGGCCCGCGCTATGCCGACCGTCAGGGTGGCTACATCCGCATCATGAAGGCCGGATATCGCCACGGCGACAACGCCCCGATGGCCGTGATCGAGTTCGTCGACCGCGACACCTCGGCCAAGGGCCAGGACTCGGGCCCGGTCGCCGTCTACGAAGGCGACGACGAATAG